Proteins encoded together in one Pangasianodon hypophthalmus isolate fPanHyp1 chromosome 18, fPanHyp1.pri, whole genome shotgun sequence window:
- the LOC117599422 gene encoding myelin-associated glycoprotein-like, translating to MKSAEKLIIIVCFLFQGVLCRESSISLPQSVEALRGLCVLIPCSFEIKEEFDADLKTALTGIWNKDDPFINKVFNSKETTENKIEGEIIGDLHMKNCTTIFYNIRQSDSGEYYFRIETSGRLKETYKSSSVDIRVRDSPISPSITLYKEDQGKVEDQNEVVERTSVSLICSAPAPPCLLKPPTFTWNFLSEERRPEQNHNTSFSSSQLNFSATHLHHGVDFTCTATYQLQNKTKSAQSSFTLHVLYAPRSTSVSASPSASVLLGSSVSLNCSSDANPAVLNYTWYRENGEQIGTGNHLTINTTDSTQSGLYYCRAKNQLGDHNSSVYLDVQYAPRSTSVSASPSASVLLGSSVSLSCSSDANPAVLNYTWYRENGEQIGTGNHLTISKTDSTQSGFYYCRAQNQRGDHNSSVYLDVQYVPQVSPSSSCNTTQDLILCSCEIHGNPSPKLEWHLSGQTVLPSEATPIQVESVGNTSLRRSILFSIPQSVKDTPTLQCVGSNNLGNASQVFFITKAQRPAEG from the exons ATGAAATCAGCAGAGAAACTCATCATCAtcgtttgttttctgtttcaag gtgTTTTGTGTAGAGAATCCTCCATCAGTCTACCACAGAGTGTAGAAGCTCTGAGAGGACTCTGTGTTCTCATACCCTGTAGTTTTGAGATTAAAGAAGAATTTGATGCAGACCTCAAGACAGCTCTTACAGGAATCTGGAATAAAGACGACCCTTTCATTAACAAAGTCTTTAACTCTAAAGAAACTACAGAGAACAAGATTGAAGGGGAAATTATAGGAGACCTCCACATGAAGAACTGCACCACCATCTTCTACAACATCAGACAGAGTGACAGTGGAGAATATTACTTTAGAATAGAAACTTCAGGAAGACTGAAAGAGACGTATAAATCTTCATCAGTAGATATAAGAGTGCGAG ACTCTCCAATCAGCCCCTCAATAACACTGTATAAGGAGGATCAGGGGAAGGTGGAGGACCAAAATGAGGTGGTGGAGAGAACTTCAGTGAGTCTCATTTGCtctgctccagctcctccaTGTCTCTTAAAGCCTCCCACTTTTACATGGAACTTCCTGTCTGAGGAGAGAAGACCGGAGCAGAACCACAACACCAGCTTCAGTTCCTCTCAGCTGAACTTCAGCGCTACTCACCTGCATCATGGAGTCGATTTCACCTGCACTGCCACCTACCAGCTCCAGAACAAGACCAAATCAGCACAGAGCTCTTTTACACTACATGTTCTGT ATGCTCCTAGAAGCACGTCAGTATCAGCGTCTCCATCTGCTTCAGTGCTTTTGGGCAGTTCAGTGTCTCTGAATtgcagcagtgatgcaaacCCAGCAGTGCTGAACTACACCTGGTACAGAGAGAACGGAGAGCAGATAGGAACCGGAAACCATCTCACCATCAACACGACTGATTCTACACAGAGTGGTTTATACTACTGTAGAGCTAAAAACCAGCTCGGAGATCACAACTCATCTGTGTACCTGGACGttcagt ATGCTCCTAGAAGCACGTCAGTATCAGCGTCTCCATCTGCTTCAGTGCTTTTGGGCAGTTCAGTGTCTCTGAGTtgcagcagtgatgcaaacCCAGCAGTGCTGAACTACACCTGGTACAGAGAGAACGGAGAGCAGATAGGAACCGGAAACCATCTCACCATCAGCAAGACTGATTCTACACAGAGTGGTTTCTACTACTGTAGAGCTCAAAACCAGCGTGGAGATCACAACTCATCTGTGTACCtagatgttcagt atGTTCCTCAGGTCTCTCCCTCCTCCAGCTGTAACACCACTCAGGATCTGATCCTGTGTTCCTGTGAGATTCATGGAAATCCATCTCCTAAACTGGAGTGGCATCTCTCAGGTCAAACTGTCCTGCCGTCAGAAGCCACGCCCATCCAAGTGGAGTCTGTGGGCAACACGAGTTTAAGAAGATCCATTTTGTTTTCCATCCCTCAGTCAGTTAAGGACACGCCCACTCTGCAGTGTGTTGGCTCCAATAATCTGGGCAACGCCTCTCAGGTCTTCTTTATAACTAAGGCTCAGAGGCCTGCTGAAggttag